The DNA sequence ATATTAAAACTCTGTGtgaaaaaaatctgtacaaagtttcatcaaatttggcacagtcGTACCAGAAACGGCGCTCTAatcacaaattatgcaaattagcactaattatgcataccacaccaatataaatggacctccatatgtatgccatagtgtagtatccttgtactgagtttaaaaagaattggctcaggatatctgagatatctgcattcatcaGCCCCTATGCATGGACATAGCATTATTCTTTATCATCTCTTAATTTGCCATCCTTGATCCCCTCTGGATGAATCCTGGagaccctgtggatggatatcaaatacaacaaatagaAAAGCCAtcacacagccatttttgaTCGGATCATTACACAAATCGGCGTGCATATACATGACACAGGGATTAATATATGTACCatctttcaatgcaatcgctcccagcatcgctgagaaatttacgtgaacggACGCGTGGTCatcaaatataggaaacaaaatggctgccacgcAGCCGTTTTAGaccagatcaaaacaaaaatcaatgtgcatatgtataatagATAGAGTAATcaatgtaccaagtttgaatggaatcgctcccagcatcactgagaaatttgcttGAACGTACgcaccgacatcaaatacaggaaacaaaatggccgccaagcagccatattggatcggataacaaaaccaattgacgtgcatatgtatgacataggtaataatccttgtaataagtttgaatgaaatcgctccaggcagctctgagatatctgcgtgaacggatggacacACGCATgtacgcacggacatgaccaaacctataagttccCCCCGGACgttgtccatggggactaaaaaggataataatagcatatttgcatttatttctgttaaacatCAATAATGATATAATTGCTTTTGTTTCAGGGTTTTCTGCATACAGAGGGTTATACCAATAAGGTTTTATCGAACGCTCTTCTAGCATGTTTCAAGATGTCAACCAGATCTTGAATGGTTATaaggtcaaaataaaaaatatgtgtatCTCTGTGAACATGTCTTGAGGAACTATTGTAGGTCCCTCAGgaagttttttcatttttatttttaccagGGTGCGATCTatcaaaaaaaatgcaaaaatttgtataattttttaaaatgcaaaatacaagATAACGTCTGTAGATTTGGTTactgaaaacataaatatttcattatttggcccaaaaaatgacaacattaaTGTCTAAGATTGTCTAACTTTGCTCTTTTAACCCTGCTTGTTTTATTGCAAAGCTGATTTGCAGCTAATGATAAACTTAATagcactgatcgcaaatgatgtcatgtttttctctcattaatatgtataaataaatatttgtctgcattttccacacaaaagacgaaaataaaacctggtAGAGTTACAGTGGTTACTAAAAGTCACGCTAGTTCATATTTTACGGCTCAGACTAAAAGCTGCAACAATAGCCGTGCATACAACAACAAAGTTTGTCAGAATTTTAGGCAGCGTTGTCCGAACGTCGCtcgtgtgcagctatatttagtaacaaccCTGAAATCGTGATCAACGCTATTCCTGGTACTTTTGTTggtattatttttgaaaaatgtggaAGTTACAAGTATACTGATTCAGCATAAAAATAAAGGACATTGGTGGAGAGTATAGCAGAATTCATGATGTGTGAGTCAACATACAGGTTTGGCAGAAAACCATAGGGTAGGATGTGAAGTCTTAAAATTGTCCTGAATACAGTCTGGCATGTGCAGGTTTTTCGGAAAAGCTTTCCTCATAGAGAAATCATTGCATAGAATTCACTATCTTTTGATTcataaatttgtataattttttttacgtGCAAAATCTTGGGTTTTAAATTGCTGAAATTTCCACCATTCGCAGATATTGTTAGAATTGCCCTGAATTTGATTCAAAGGATATATTTGTCTTGACTTAGCATACACTTGAGGTGAAAGTTATGAGAGAACATTGTTGGTGTAGAGTGTAAAAATGATTACTGTACCAAATAAGTTTAATCTCACTATCTTTGCAACTGAATCAAAAGTGTCATGTTCAATACACCAATTACCTGTCCAAGGACATCTTTGTTGATCATTTGAGAATACACAACTTCTGTTGTTTCTGAGTCTGTACAGTTTCTGACCATCTCACGATGCTCCAGACTAACTTCTGCTTTCATCTGTGCTGCGTTTCTTCTGTTTTCTTGGAGGGAGTGTTGACGCTGGATCTAAAAGAaagaatgaaacaaaaaaaaaggatCTAGCAGACAACTCAAATACACAAGTCTTTGTTCAATTATTGTAAACCCAAAGTCAACTTCAGGTTACAAGTTCATTGCAATACATGAACTGCCCTGAATTACAAGCCAAGAAAACCTGGGAAAGTTAATTGCCATTACGTACAATGTGATTTCCATCATTAATTTTATATGTTAATTATGCCTCAAAGAAAAGATCTACTATCACTTTATATCTCCCATAGAGCTACAAGGAACTGTTCACACATTGTATCTCTTTGTGTCAATCAAGATTGATCCAAAAGTTTCAGAACATAAAATACAGTCCCTAGCAAcactgtggagggactgtgcctaTGTTATTACAAGAAATATGGGGCAAACACTGATAGGAATCCAAAGAAAATCTTGCACGTTTTTAGAATCTATGTTACTTTTGCTCATTGTCCAATATGCATCTTGTTGTCTTGCAATTGCATATACTCTGTAGCACTGCTACAGttataattttttgtcaaattataATCCTTTGGGATTACTTTGTGATATTTGTGTAAGAGAAACGCAGGtattttaaagccccagtaatgctaactttcgatgattttttcatcattttattttataaatcaattgcaacttcttattctactagtactccccaaagaatgttgaaacacccactatttagcttgtcagcttagcatctatatgtgtaaaatgtgtggttattgtttacatttgaattctagtccggaccagaagtcagttttcaacaatagcaatgcagtttacaaccatacGGGCTGatttgacaagctggatactgtgtatatcaacattctttggggagaagaacaaggaattatggttcacattcaaaataaaaatggttacatattatcatcaaaagttagcattactggggctttaagaatACCAGAACAAACATAATTGCAATTGTTTAAAGCAGCCAGGACATACCTTTTGCATTGCAGTGATTGACAGTATTGTCATGAGAAAGAAAAGTAAGACGCAGAGAACAAACAGTCTAAGAGGAGTCATTCTCCGAATGACGTAGTATCGAAGATATCGAGCCATCTTGGTTGCCATTTAATCTTGGCATCTCTGAGTCCAATCACCGCCACTGGGGAGAAAAGTATGTTTGGAGACGAGGTCCAGTCTCTGAAAGACAGATAGAGAAAGTTAGTGATGTAATACAGATGCAATGAGAACAGCTTTGACACTGTGTAAGGGCGGCTAGCCTGCTGGGCTGATTCAAAATGCTGGCATTACAAAGCGTCCTTTTTATCATTCTGGAAAGTGCAGTTTATCCCAGGGCCAAACCATTTCATTACTAGTGCCTTGTAGTTGTATAGTTGGGAAATTATGCaatttcaatacaatacaatacaatacagacagtatacagtacagtacaatacaatacaattacaatacaatacaatacaatacaatacaatacaatacaattaatacaaaatacaatacaatgatacaaTACAATTGCATTCCATAACAACAGCACTTTTGAAAGTATAGTAAAAGAACTCACAATCAGATCACGGAGATAAAAACCTCCATGAGGCATGTCATACTGTAACCCAAAATATCTGGCTGCACACCACTGACTCCCTTCAGTGAGAATTGGATAGTTCGGTATCGACAAATATTAATGATAGACAAAGTGGGCATGGCACTGATAGTGATAACGTtagtgagggggggggggtggttacAGTGCTATATAGTATCACgtgggtcctactaattactgcccgtgactgcccgtagctgcccgaggactgcccgagaactgcccgaggactgcccgaggagCAAGTAGGCCTAATTTCGCCAATTTTAACACTAAGCCAATAGCTTGAACTTATATTATGCCTggctaaccaaaaatatcattgatttagtGTTTTCTTTAGCGGCTTTAGAACCCGAAAGACGCCGGGCTTTCGACGAGAAAGACGTCCCCGGCTTgattgtgagatcataccattcagtgcaaggggtggtaGGCTATCAAGCTGTACGCACTCGGCGAGGTTATTGTACCACCTCTCGGACTAAATGGTATGATCTTACTATCAAGCTGGCGGATGTCCTTCGAGCGGGGCCGTCTTCAGAGTTCCAAAAccgccggagaaaacatcaggttaacgccaaatcaatgatatttttggttggctgggcatgatataaactgaacctattggcctagtgttaaaattggcgaaatttggcccactttttcctcgggcagttctcgggcagtcctcaggcagctacgggcagtcacgggcagtaattagtaggacagTGCTATATAGTATCACGGTTTGTGGTGAGACCGTGACTCCACTGTCACTGAGTCAAATTTATCGAGCCCCGAGATTGGAAATGGTGTTAACAGTGTTGTTAATATTATCACgtgaaaatgttgatatttaccTTACATTATTCATGCATCCCTTTCTTTTAACTTATGCACTGGGGTGGTAAAGGAAGGAAACCCATCGGGGTCGGGGAAAACGATTTTACTTCACACCTTCTCACGACAAGCACGACAGACTCACGGATCGGATGCACCGGTACGGTGTGCCAACAAGGTATCGTGACCTCACCACGACCTCTCATCATGCAAATCCGAGTAGCATGACCTTTGATCTCTCCAGTTCAGTCGTACGATTCCTTCATTCGAAACGAACGGGGACTATTCTGGAGGACCCATAGCACTGAGGGTAAGTTCTTTCCAAATCTAGGATAACTCATGACCTGCGTAGTTAAGTTCTGATGATGCACACAGCCCGAGTAACGAAATATGCCATTATCGCTGCAAAACACATTCAAACCAGTACATAATCACAGGAGTAACACGTTTTAACGTTGCGAAGCTGTGTCAAGCGCCCGTAGTAAATTTGTAGTGATATCATGGGCGTCCGGGTGTCCACGCATTGATGGAGAGAGCCTGCATGTAGGGAGCCTGCTTGAGAGTATAGCGGTATACCAAACCCCGAAGATATAAAACAGTGTACCACCATCAGCACCATGCCATACTGGTGCTAGGATTGAGTGATCAGGTCAGGTCGTGCCATTCCCAAAATGCAATACCCGAGGGCCTGTGCCGTGCAGCCAGGACTCGGATGATCCCGAAAAGTGGGGGATCAGTTAAATCACTAAAATGATGGCATGACCTTGATTTATGTCAATTGAAAATGCTCAGTAGCGTATTAAAGCCACAGTCAGCATGAAACCTAGTATTACCGTTTTGTAGGCGAGAATGTTTTACCCACGTTCCCCAAGGCCAATGGCCCCACTTCGCGTGATTTATCCCTTCCCTGCCGTGATGGGAACTCAAATGACACAATTTTCACCATATATAGTAAAGTGATACCCTTTTGAACTTTAAGGGTCTTTTTGCGACAGTTTACATCTAAAACTTTGCAATATCAAATCATGAATTTTTTCTCACTCCAGGACATTTTTGCAACATGGCAGTGAGTATGGAGAGGGTTCTCAGGGGTTGGATATGTCTAGTGGCTGTTATGGCATTTGGAAGTACCATACAGTGTTTTGTCAGTCAGTCAGTACCTGGCAGACTCTATACAGTGCAACCCAAATATGGTAAGTGCCTCTAATTGTCAAATTATAGGCTGCATGCATATTTTTGCCACTTGAAATGTGCTCAACAGCTGTAGGAAATTTAGACACAATTCTTGATCAAGCAAGTGGGAGACAGAAGATGATCAGCAATGGCAGTTGACAaagcttttgtttttgtttgctttcgTTTTCAAAATCTAAATCAGCAAAATAATATTTAGTTGTGTCGTTCTATGGATACATTGGAGAAATGAGTTAATATGTCTAATAATCTATCACCAGTAGAAATATGCCATAATGCTGGTACTGCACCATGAAGGCTGTGACACTTGAGAATGAACATGTGGACTTTGACTGATGTCCACAAAACCTATGCAATGTCAAAATTTAAAAGCATTATCAACAAATATTGGACTCATTTCCACGATTACTGGTTTTACTTCTTTTCAGTTAATCCATTGATGTCAAGATTATTCGGTGTTTGGACACTTTTAGCTGCTTTTGTAAGATTTTTTGGTGCTGTCCACATCACATGCAAACCGTAAGTACTTTATACTAGATGGTGTAAGATATTTCGACAACGCacattgagggcgctgttgcaAGAATCCTCTCCGGTTCCGTCATCACATGGTAACCTACAAGTAGCCATCTTTTAGGTAATTCTTGTCAGCCCTGCCaacagaataattttttttgacttGATGGCTGAAAATTAACAGACATTTTTGTATTATGCAGCATCCGATGGAAAGCTttgatttctgtatttttgctaATAGAAGAAATCCAGAAAATGGAATCACAATGACAATGCtgaataaaaagtgtgttttgaTTTACTGACAAATCAGTGAATTTAAATTCCACTGAAACTCTCtggaacattaaaataagtaaaTTAAATCCCaatgaaaattaatgatttcacAGCAGTCTTTCCACATACAAAGCTCAATCAAA is a window from the Ptychodera flava strain L36383 chromosome 11, AS_Pfla_20210202, whole genome shotgun sequence genome containing:
- the LOC139143640 gene encoding ergosterol biosynthetic protein 28 homolog, yielding MAVSMERVLRGWICLVAVMAFGSTIQCFVSQSVPGRLYTVQPKYVNPLMSRLFGVWTLLAAFVRFFGAVHITCKPIYNLTLVSFIIAMVHFLLEVFVYKTAAFEIGVITPILIAGGSVILMLIGYNYVEFDVPSRPHAKKLQ